attttttctgtttctcAGGGCTCTGTGTAGCGATTGGGAAACTGGAAATGGCgggaaagagaaagaaatcagtttctttttagaatttattatatttcactCGTACATGTCtatcaatataaaatctaataaCTTGTTATATAGTGTAAATACTTTGATTCATtacacaataattaaaaataccaatatatatataaaagaagaatatttacaaaaaagattgaaagaaTGGTATTGGTTTGACGTGAACGTTGAGTAATTATATAGTATTTGATAGTAGTTTGGGTTTTTGGTGCAAAGACGTAAAACACTATTTATATTGAACATGTAGGAGAGGGTAGCAAAGCAATACAAAGCTGGTTGATTCGGTCAATTCATTCTCATTGCACGTAAAAACTCACTCATTTGCTCATGCGTTGAAGTTATTAgtgtaataaatattttgcaatCCAACATTGAAATCAGCCATTGAGATTTCTATTATTGAATATTGGGCAAATTGGAAAAAGTATGGTCattagttgcaaatttaacatCAAACTTCTAAttgcaaaatttgaattattaaaattgtatcaTCATACTTACTTACgtaattgtaaaaattataacaacttttataatttaggaATTCAGTTTCTAATATcattggtttttgttttctaaaactaaaatccaAATAGTTATCCAACAAGGTTTAGTGACTAAAGAtacttttaaagttaaaagttcaaaacttcGACTACGTTGTTTCAAGAGTGTGTGTccgtgtatatatataatatgataatcatgaaatgaaaagaaaattgtcaagAGTGACCAAGTGCATGGCAAAGTTTTGTACTACAACCAAGATGGAGTGTACTGAGTTTATGTCatctactatatatatttggcaATTAGATCTAAGTagcttatttttaaaaaaaaatcatttttgaaaCGTTTttaaatatggtaaaaaattaaaactattaagatattgtaatattttgtaaatagttttttttttttttttctatccatgagaatttttttcccttttctattCTATATTTTCATGATTAAAGCATACTTTTGAGTATATCCACTATATGCAAGTACATATAGGCAATATTTGAAGCCACATAAGGTAGATTCGAGTATAGCAAACCCAACATAACTTTATCTTACATACACTTATACTTGTACATGTGTAAGTCATCAAGAGATCATCATAGTTGTCTTTTGTTCCAAGTTCATAAATTGAGATATGcatattgaaagtttaaaaactataacatATATGTATGCATTATGCATGAGCCAGCAACCAATCCTAATACGAGAAGAATGAATACCTATTTTCATTCCAAACGTCCATACTTCAACACTTCACTCCAAATCAATTCCAGCAAACTCTCTCAGCGGAACTCCAACGATTTTCCTGTAGTTATTTTCCCTATATGCCCTGTATTCTTTAGTAGAAAATGGCTTATAAATTCTTGTATTTCCTTCCCCAACAACTTCACTTGGGGCATATAACTCCCTATCATCatccttaaatatcaaaaAGAAAGCCAAAGAGAATCTCTTCACATCTTGCTTCAAAACAACTCTATGTTCTGCTGATCTAAGCCTCTCATTACTCCAAGCTTGCAAGAAATCCCCAATGTTCACCAAAAGGGCGTCCTCTAGAGGTCTTACATCCACCCACTCATCTCCttgtttccatttcatttGAATACCTCCGATCTCGTCTTGGAATATAATCGTCACACAACTAATGTCAGTGTGCTTTCCAAATGCTTCGATTTCTTCATTGGAGTTTCGAGGTGCGTACCTATTTATTCTTAGGTAGCCATTGCAGTTGCTGAATTCTGATTCGTAGAATTTGTCCTCCAAATTATCTCCCATCGTCTTTAGTAATAGCTTCATTATTCTTCTTGATAGTTCCATCATTATACTTCCATATTCATCAAGTAGTTTCCTGCAAACAAATTTAACTTGCcgaagatattttaaatagaacGATTCTTAAGctttaatcaaatttgtaattttatcataataattaaatccGGGAGGATTTGAGATTGAAATAGAGTTTAGGATGACCTGAATTGAGTGACGCGTTGGCCGAAGACTTGTTCCGTAAACCCTAAATCGGAGGCATAATCTGAAAAATTCGGGCCCAAAAACTTGAAGCTCTCAATGTAAGGAGACAATCTAAATCTAGGAGTGTACCAAGAAGCTCCTACTTTCAATTTCCCTTCCTTTGTCTCTTCCGGCACCGCCGTCAACAGTTCGTCGGTAACGGCTCTGAGTTTCTGGTACAGCTCCTTCGAAACGCCATGGTTTTTGATGTAGAAATGCCCCCATTCGTTACACGCCTTGTACAGACTCAATCGACTCGATTCGCTCAGATGCTCGCAAGAATTCATGTCCATTACTAGTAATTCTTCGTGCATCTCAATCGATTCTTTTGACATTTCTGTAAACCCTAGAATTTTAGGAATTAAACTGGCTTGCTATAGTTCGTACTACTACCATTCTGATTCTTGAGATATATAGTGCTGATCTAGGAATATACTACTACACGTGATTTGATTGTGGATTTCCTTTTTACATTCAATAATTGCGTCAGTGGGAGCTCCACTATTACTGTTGGGTTAAAACTTCGTTTCTTCGTCTCTTAATTTTGCATGAAAGTAACCATTCATAAGGTGTTTAGGTATGAACTATGAAGTTATGAAATCCATGCACTTTTTTACGTTCAATCATTGTGGCAATGGGAACTCAATCATTAATGgtgagtttaaattttaacacc
This is a stretch of genomic DNA from Cucumis sativus cultivar 9930 chromosome 4, Cucumber_9930_V3, whole genome shotgun sequence. It encodes these proteins:
- the LOC101206947 gene encoding gibberellin 20-oxidase-like protein produces the protein MSKESIEMHEELLVMDMNSCEHLSESSRLSLYKACNEWGHFYIKNHGVSKELYQKLRAVTDELLTAVPEETKEGKLKVGASWYTPRFRLSPYIESFKFLGPNFSDYASDLGFTEQVFGQRVTQFRKLLDEYGSIMMELSRRIMKLLLKTMGDNLEDKFYESEFSNCNGYLRINRYAPRNSNEEIEAFGKHTDISCVTIIFQDEIGGIQMKWKQGDEWVDVRPLEDALLVNIGDFLQAWSNERLRSAEHRVVLKQDVKRFSLAFFLIFKDDDRELYAPSEVVGEGNTRIYKPFSTKEYRAYRENNYRKIVGVPLREFAGIDLE